A single window of Halotalea alkalilenta DNA harbors:
- the fabD gene encoding ACP S-malonyltransferase — MTANLAFVFPGQGSQHLGMLRELAERYSVVRSTFEEASSALGFDLWHTVQEGSPEALNATAVTQPALLTASVAIWRVWQELEGPRPTLMAGHSLGEYSAMVCAGTLGFADGVRLVRLRGEAMQAAVPEGVGAMAAILGLDDAQVEVACREASQGDIVAAVNYNSPGQVVIAGHRAAVERAIAACQQAGAKRALPLPVSVPSHCELMRPAALRLGAALAELEVKPPRYPVIQNVDAQSHDDVEVLVARLVEQLYRPVRWSSCVEALVEQGSRVFIECGPGKVLTGLNKRIDRRIKGLAVNDPESLTSALELAREENEESE, encoded by the coding sequence ATGACCGCTAACCTCGCTTTCGTCTTCCCCGGTCAGGGCTCCCAGCATCTCGGTATGCTGCGGGAGCTCGCCGAGCGCTACAGCGTGGTGCGCAGCACGTTCGAAGAAGCCTCCAGTGCCCTGGGTTTCGATCTTTGGCACACCGTTCAGGAAGGCAGCCCCGAGGCGCTCAACGCCACGGCGGTGACCCAGCCGGCCCTGCTTACCGCAAGCGTTGCGATCTGGCGGGTCTGGCAGGAGCTCGAAGGCCCCCGCCCGACGCTGATGGCGGGGCACAGTCTCGGCGAGTACAGTGCGATGGTCTGCGCCGGCACGCTTGGTTTCGCCGACGGTGTGCGTCTGGTGCGCCTGCGTGGGGAGGCGATGCAGGCGGCGGTGCCCGAAGGGGTCGGCGCGATGGCGGCGATTCTCGGTCTGGACGACGCTCAGGTAGAAGTGGCTTGCCGTGAGGCCTCGCAGGGCGATATCGTCGCGGCGGTGAACTACAACTCACCGGGGCAGGTGGTGATCGCCGGGCATCGGGCGGCTGTCGAACGTGCCATCGCGGCGTGCCAGCAGGCGGGCGCCAAGCGGGCGCTGCCGTTGCCGGTATCGGTGCCGTCTCACTGCGAACTGATGCGCCCTGCGGCGCTGCGGCTCGGTGCCGCGCTTGCCGAGCTCGAGGTCAAGCCGCCACGCTATCCGGTGATACAGAACGTGGATGCGCAGAGCCACGATGACGTGGAAGTGCTGGTGGCGCGACTGGTCGAGCAGCTCTATCGGCCGGTGCGCTGGTCCTCCTGCGTCGAGGCGCTGGTTGAGCAAGGCTCGCGGGTGTTCATCGAGTGTGGTCCCGGTAAGGTGCTGACAGGTCTCAACAAGCGCATCGACCGGCGGATCAAGGGGCTCGCGGTGAATGACCCTGAGTCCCTGACGAGCGCGCTGGAGCTTGCGCGCGAAGAGAACGAAGAGAGCGAGTGA
- the fabG gene encoding 3-oxoacyl-ACP reductase FabG: protein MASEKKVALVTGASRGIGRAVARQLGSQGFFVIGTATSDAGAERISADLAEHGVEGQGATLEVNDAAAVTALVSDITERFGVPLVLVNNAGITRDNLLMRMSEEQWDEVLDTNLKSVYRLSKACLRGMTRARYGRIINVSSVVATFGNLGQANYAAAKAGMEGFSRALAREVASRNITVNCVAPGFIASDMTEVLPEAQRDALLGQIPLARLGKPEEIAAAVGFLASDAAAYVTGETLHVNGGMNMR, encoded by the coding sequence ATGGCGAGTGAAAAGAAGGTGGCGCTGGTGACCGGCGCTAGTCGTGGGATCGGGCGTGCGGTGGCCCGCCAGCTGGGGAGCCAGGGGTTCTTCGTGATCGGTACCGCGACCAGCGACGCCGGTGCCGAAAGGATCAGTGCCGATCTCGCCGAGCATGGCGTCGAGGGGCAAGGGGCAACGCTCGAAGTCAATGACGCCGCCGCGGTCACGGCGCTGGTCAGCGACATCACCGAGCGCTTCGGTGTCCCGCTAGTACTGGTCAACAACGCCGGGATCACTCGCGACAATCTGCTCATGCGGATGAGCGAGGAGCAGTGGGACGAGGTGCTGGACACCAACTTGAAGTCGGTCTACCGGCTCTCCAAGGCTTGTCTTCGCGGGATGACCCGTGCGCGCTACGGCCGTATCATCAACGTAAGTTCGGTGGTCGCGACCTTCGGCAACCTGGGGCAGGCCAACTACGCCGCGGCGAAGGCCGGGATGGAAGGGTTCAGCCGCGCGCTTGCTCGCGAAGTAGCCTCGCGCAACATTACCGTCAACTGTGTCGCTCCCGGCTTCATCGCCAGCGACATGACCGAGGTCTTGCCCGAAGCGCAGCGTGACGCGCTGCTTGGGCAGATTCCGCTCGCCCGCCTGGGCAAGCCGGAAGAAATCGCTGCCGCTGTCGGCTTTCTGGCCAGCGATGCCGCCGCTTATGTCACCGGTGAAACTCTGCACGTCAACGGTGGCATGAACATGCGTTGA
- the acpP gene encoding acyl carrier protein, giving the protein MSTIEERVKKVVAERLNVKEEEIQNSSSFTEDLGADSLDTVELVMALEEEFDTEIPDEEAEKITTVQEAIDYINAHQ; this is encoded by the coding sequence ATGAGTACCATTGAAGAGCGCGTCAAGAAGGTCGTGGCCGAGCGCCTGAACGTCAAGGAAGAAGAGATTCAGAACAGCTCTTCTTTCACTGAAGACCTGGGTGCTGACTCGCTCGACACCGTTGAGCTGGTAATGGCTCTGGAAGAGGAATTCGATACTGAAATTCCCGACGAAGAAGCCGAGAAAATCACTACCGTGCAAGAAGCGATCGACTACATCAACGCTCACCAGTGA
- the fabF gene encoding beta-ketoacyl-ACP synthase II — protein sequence MPRRRVVVTGLGMLTPVGNTVDESWSNILKGKSGIGPIEHFDASTFNTRFCGSIKDFDPTPYLNPKEARKVDLFIQYGLAAAAQAIADSRIVCSEDNAHRIGVAIGSGIGGLPMIENNHTALINGGARRVSPFFVPGSIINMVAGNLAIQYGFTGPNIAITTACTTGTHNIGYSARTIAYGDADVMVCGGSEMASSPLGIGGFSAARALSTRNDDPQAASRPWDRGRDGFVLSDGAGVMVLEEYEHAVARGATIYAELKGFGMSDDAYHITSPNGTGAEMAMRNAIRDSGIAPESLQYINAHGTSTMAGDVAESQAVERVMGEASKQVAVSSTKSMIGHLLGAAGAVEAIFCVLALRDQIAPPTINLDEPDEGCNLDYVPHVAREMHIDHALSNSFGFGGTNGSLLFGRV from the coding sequence ATGCCTCGCAGGAGAGTCGTAGTGACCGGACTCGGTATGCTGACCCCGGTCGGCAACACCGTCGATGAGAGCTGGTCGAACATCTTGAAGGGCAAGAGCGGCATTGGTCCGATCGAGCACTTCGATGCTTCCACTTTCAATACCCGGTTCTGTGGCTCGATCAAGGACTTCGACCCGACGCCCTATCTCAATCCGAAGGAAGCGCGCAAGGTCGATCTGTTCATCCAGTACGGGCTCGCCGCCGCTGCACAGGCGATCGCCGACTCGAGGATAGTCTGCAGCGAAGACAACGCACATCGTATCGGCGTCGCCATCGGTTCGGGGATCGGTGGCCTGCCGATGATCGAGAACAACCATACGGCGCTGATCAATGGCGGCGCGCGTCGCGTCTCGCCGTTCTTCGTCCCTGGCTCGATCATCAACATGGTGGCGGGCAACCTGGCGATCCAGTACGGCTTCACCGGGCCTAACATCGCGATCACCACCGCCTGTACCACTGGCACCCATAACATCGGCTACTCCGCACGCACCATCGCCTACGGCGACGCCGACGTGATGGTCTGCGGCGGCTCCGAGATGGCCTCCTCGCCGCTCGGCATCGGCGGCTTTTCCGCGGCCCGCGCGCTCTCCACCCGCAACGACGATCCGCAGGCCGCCAGCCGCCCGTGGGATCGCGGTCGCGATGGCTTCGTACTCTCCGATGGCGCCGGGGTGATGGTGCTCGAGGAGTACGAACATGCCGTCGCTCGCGGCGCGACCATCTATGCCGAACTCAAGGGCTTCGGCATGAGCGACGACGCCTATCACATCACCTCGCCGAACGGCACCGGTGCCGAGATGGCGATGCGCAATGCGATTCGTGATTCAGGCATAGCGCCGGAGTCGTTGCAGTACATCAACGCCCACGGCACTTCGACCATGGCCGGCGACGTCGCCGAGAGTCAGGCGGTCGAACGGGTGATGGGCGAGGCCTCCAAGCAGGTCGCGGTGAGCTCGACCAAGTCGATGATCGGCCATCTGCTCGGCGCCGCCGGCGCGGTCGAGGCGATCTTCTGCGTGCTCGCGCTGCGTGACCAGATCGCGCCGCCGACGATCAACCTCGACGAGCCCGACGAGGGCTGCAACCTCGATTACGTACCCCACGTCGCCCGCGAGATGCATATCGACCACGCGCTCTCCAACTCATTCGGCTTCGGCGGCACCAACGGCTCACTGCTGTTCGGCCGGGTGTGA
- the pabC gene encoding aminodeoxychorismate lyase yields MLPFDDRGLAYGDGVFETVLVRDHRPTLWQAHHARLIRGCEVLGMRAPDRDALEAAFAGAPGLKVTKLIVTRGSGGRGYLPPAQPKVRLRWRSTAFAPDTARWSAGVEVGLCRLRLSRQPALAGIKHLNRLENVLARAEWREEKIAEGLLADQQGWLTEATAMNLCWHDGRRWFTPPLEQCGVAGTLRAALLEAGLLEIAPLHLDELARARALCLINSVQGLWPLRRLHFPIQREPFEPPLADAHLALQRSAHQLLGYHR; encoded by the coding sequence ATGCTGCCCTTCGACGATCGCGGGCTGGCCTATGGTGACGGCGTGTTCGAAACCGTGCTGGTGCGCGATCATCGCCCGACCCTCTGGCAGGCCCACCATGCCCGGCTGATACGCGGTTGCGAAGTGCTTGGCATGCGGGCTCCCGATCGCGATGCGCTGGAGGCCGCCTTCGCCGGCGCCCCTGGTCTCAAGGTGACCAAACTGATCGTCACCCGCGGCAGCGGCGGCCGCGGCTATTTGCCGCCGGCGCAGCCGAAGGTCAGGCTGCGCTGGCGCTCGACGGCGTTCGCCCCTGATACCGCGCGCTGGAGCGCGGGCGTCGAGGTGGGGCTCTGCCGGCTGCGCCTGTCCCGTCAGCCGGCGCTGGCCGGCATCAAGCACCTCAACCGGCTGGAGAACGTGCTTGCCCGGGCGGAGTGGCGCGAGGAGAAGATCGCCGAGGGTCTGCTCGCCGATCAGCAAGGATGGCTGACCGAGGCGACGGCGATGAACCTTTGCTGGCACGATGGACGCCGCTGGTTCACGCCGCCGCTCGAGCAGTGCGGCGTCGCGGGCACGCTACGTGCGGCGCTGCTCGAGGCAGGCCTGCTCGAGATCGCGCCGCTGCATCTCGACGAGCTGGCGCGCGCCCGGGCACTGTGCCTGATCAACTCGGTGCAGGGGCTGTGGCCGCTGCGCCGGCTGCACTTCCCCATCCAGCGGGAGCCGTTCGAACCGCCATTGGCCGATGCCCATCTCGCGCTGCAGCGCAGCGCCCATCAACTGCTCGGGTATCATCGCTGA
- the mltG gene encoding endolytic transglycosylase MltG — MRLLKSFFLLLLVLAVVLTGGYYYWRHQLDAPITLSQPEIYEVRPGDGARATLARLESLGVIAEQWPFKLLGLVEPERLTGLRVGEFMLEPGMSGRELLAKLSSNDVVTYTVTIPEGRTFAQMRGLLDAAPKLEHQSAGLDDEALMEALGYAGEHPEGRFFPATYRYRKGDSDLELFSQAYRLMSRELERAWASRVEGLPYDDPYQALIMASLIEQETGAPEERREIAGVFVRRLERGMRLQTDPTVVYGLGMASGQGLTRRDLAADNPYNTYRIDGLPPTPIALPGRASIEAALDPAPGDTYYFVAMGNGRHRFSRTLAEHNAAVQRYIRDRRGAAQEGDAPPLGSGAGVTESAGEQTP, encoded by the coding sequence ATGCGTTTGCTCAAATCGTTTTTTCTTCTGTTGCTGGTGCTCGCCGTCGTGCTTACCGGCGGGTACTACTACTGGCGCCACCAGCTCGATGCACCGATCACGCTGTCGCAGCCCGAAATCTACGAAGTGCGCCCGGGCGACGGTGCCCGGGCGACGCTGGCCCGGCTCGAATCCCTCGGGGTGATCGCCGAGCAGTGGCCGTTCAAGCTGCTCGGGCTGGTCGAGCCCGAGCGACTGACCGGGCTGAGGGTAGGGGAGTTCATGCTCGAGCCGGGCATGAGCGGGCGCGAACTGCTGGCCAAGCTTTCGAGCAACGATGTGGTCACCTACACCGTGACCATCCCCGAGGGGCGAACCTTTGCTCAGATGAGAGGCCTGCTCGACGCGGCGCCGAAACTCGAGCACCAGAGCGCCGGTCTCGATGACGAGGCGCTGATGGAGGCCCTGGGATACGCCGGCGAGCACCCTGAAGGGCGGTTCTTCCCCGCGACCTATCGCTATCGAAAGGGCGACAGCGACCTCGAGCTCTTCAGCCAGGCCTACCGGCTGATGAGCCGCGAACTCGAGCGCGCCTGGGCATCGCGCGTCGAAGGGCTGCCTTACGACGATCCCTATCAGGCGCTGATCATGGCATCGTTGATCGAGCAGGAGACCGGCGCACCGGAGGAGCGAAGAGAGATCGCCGGGGTCTTCGTGCGTCGACTCGAGCGCGGCATGCGCCTGCAGACCGACCCGACCGTCGTCTACGGGCTCGGCATGGCCAGCGGCCAGGGGCTTACAAGACGCGATCTGGCTGCCGATAATCCCTACAACACCTACCGTATCGACGGGCTGCCGCCGACCCCGATCGCGTTGCCAGGCCGGGCGTCGATCGAGGCGGCATTGGATCCGGCGCCCGGGGATACCTACTACTTCGTTGCGATGGGCAACGGTCGGCATCGGTTCTCCCGTACCCTCGCCGAGCACAACGCGGCGGTGCAGCGCTACATACGCGACCGCCGCGGCGCGGCGCAGGAGGGTGATGCACCGCCTTTGGGCAGCGGTGCGGGCGTGACCGAGAGCGCAGGCGAACAGACACCTTGA
- the tmk gene encoding dTMP kinase, giving the protein MNPSDDSARGRFITLEGGEGVGKSTNVDFVVEHLRGRGLEVVRTREPGGSPRAERIRTLLLDPAADEPLDQTAELLLMFAARAQHLAMTILPALDRGAFVVCDRFTDATYAYQGAGRGIDRGAIEMLERLVQRGLEPDLTLLLDMPVEAALARMIARGATLDRFETQAPAFFCAVREGYRHRYEAAPQRFELIDAAPALAQVQAAIAAALDRRLAQWGTI; this is encoded by the coding sequence ATGAACCCGAGCGACGATAGTGCCAGGGGGCGCTTCATCACCCTCGAGGGCGGTGAGGGGGTCGGCAAGAGCACCAACGTCGATTTCGTCGTCGAGCATCTGCGCGGCCGCGGCCTGGAGGTGGTGCGCACCCGTGAACCCGGTGGTAGCCCACGCGCCGAACGTATCCGCACCCTGCTGCTCGACCCCGCGGCGGACGAACCGCTCGATCAGACCGCGGAGCTTTTGCTGATGTTCGCCGCTCGCGCCCAGCACCTGGCGATGACCATCCTCCCCGCGCTCGACCGCGGAGCTTTCGTAGTCTGCGATCGCTTCACCGATGCCACCTACGCATACCAGGGCGCCGGCCGGGGTATCGATCGGGGAGCGATCGAGATGCTCGAACGCCTGGTTCAGCGCGGCCTCGAACCCGATCTTACGCTGCTGCTCGACATGCCGGTGGAGGCCGCGCTCGCTCGGATGATCGCCCGCGGCGCCACGCTCGATCGATTCGAGACGCAGGCGCCTGCGTTCTTTTGCGCCGTGCGTGAAGGCTATCGCCACCGCTACGAGGCGGCACCGCAACGTTTCGAATTGATCGATGCCGCCCCTGCGCTGGCGCAGGTCCAGGCCGCGATCGCCGCGGCGCTCGACCGGCGCCTGGCGCAGTGGGGGACGATATGA
- the holB gene encoding DNA polymerase III subunit delta', whose translation MSEREVDRPLSWQRDDWHRLVELIERERLPHALLLAGPAGLGKGHFAELVIARLLCAAPHQATMGAVACGRCHGCSMRLAGHHPDLLTVAPADQGRLIRIDTVRGINDFLAQTAQQGGYRIVRLNGAEAMTIGAANALLKRLEEPGPRTLFLLLSDMPSRVMPTVLSRCQRWSFTAPSFDECLPWLVERLAGEDDARFWWRVAGGMPLAAVAQGESEARKLRQRLTELFDALVRGAEPVAEAARLDRQQLGTILGYGISWLEDLIRLGLSGNVESLRNPDLLSLYRQAVKNARVRDWFRLLDYAREQRRLIAQGSNPNPRLVLEAWLIRWAALLRS comes from the coding sequence ATGAGCGAGCGCGAGGTGGATCGACCGCTGTCCTGGCAGCGTGACGACTGGCATCGGCTGGTCGAGCTGATCGAGCGCGAGCGGCTGCCCCATGCGCTGCTGCTCGCCGGGCCCGCCGGGCTCGGCAAGGGCCACTTCGCCGAGCTGGTCATCGCGCGGCTTTTGTGCGCCGCACCGCACCAGGCGACCATGGGAGCGGTCGCCTGCGGGCGTTGCCATGGATGCTCGATGCGCCTTGCCGGTCACCACCCTGACCTGCTCACCGTGGCACCGGCCGACCAGGGGCGGCTGATCCGCATCGACACGGTACGGGGGATCAACGACTTCCTTGCCCAGACCGCGCAGCAGGGCGGCTATCGGATCGTACGCCTCAACGGCGCCGAGGCGATGACCATCGGAGCGGCCAATGCGCTGCTCAAGAGGCTCGAGGAGCCCGGCCCCCGTACCCTGTTCCTGCTGCTCTCGGATATGCCCTCGCGGGTGATGCCGACGGTGCTCAGCCGCTGCCAGCGCTGGAGCTTCACTGCGCCGAGCTTCGATGAATGCCTGCCGTGGCTGGTCGAGCGGCTGGCCGGCGAAGATGATGCGCGATTCTGGTGGCGGGTTGCCGGTGGCATGCCGCTGGCCGCCGTGGCGCAGGGAGAGAGCGAGGCGCGCAAGCTGCGTCAGCGACTCACCGAGCTCTTCGATGCGCTGGTGCGGGGCGCGGAGCCGGTGGCCGAGGCTGCGCGCCTCGACCGCCAGCAGCTCGGTACGATCCTTGGCTACGGTATCAGCTGGCTCGAAGACCTCATTCGCCTGGGGCTTTCCGGCAACGTCGAGTCGCTGCGCAATCCCGATCTGCTGTCGCTTTATCGCCAGGCGGTGAAGAACGCCCGGGTGCGCGATTGGTTCCGCCTGCTCGACTACGCGCGTGAACAGCGCCGGCTGATCGCCCAGGGCAGCAATCCCAATCCCCGGCTGGTCCTCGAGGCCTGGCTGATCCGCTGGGCGGCGCTGCTGCGCTCGTAA
- a CDS encoding TatD family hydrolase, whose product MTRSFTASAAPMAQPHFVDSHCHLDRLDLARYQGSLDAAIDAAVEAGVGRILAMATDLDDLPGLVEIARRHRCVEIAAGVHPLKALEQEPSLDEIRACIERFAPVAVGEIGLDFADTEAAVPFETQRLRFRNHLIAATEAELPVSVHTRAAGEETLALIRAHASPDVGGVLHCFTDDIGIAREAIRLGFYVSLSGIVTFHRAENVRELARRLPLDRLLIETDSPWLAPVPHRGSPNEPRHVVEVAKTIAEVRGISLDEVRMQTSANFYQLFSRVR is encoded by the coding sequence ATGACTCGAAGCTTCACTGCGTCCGCGGCACCGATGGCCCAGCCGCACTTCGTCGACTCCCACTGTCATCTCGACCGGCTCGATCTCGCGCGCTACCAGGGTAGCCTCGACGCGGCGATCGACGCAGCCGTCGAGGCGGGCGTCGGCCGGATTCTCGCCATGGCGACCGACCTGGACGACCTGCCCGGGCTGGTCGAGATCGCCCGCAGGCATCGCTGCGTCGAGATCGCCGCCGGCGTGCATCCCCTCAAAGCACTCGAGCAGGAGCCGAGCCTCGATGAGATCCGCGCCTGTATCGAGCGCTTCGCGCCGGTCGCGGTGGGTGAGATCGGCCTGGACTTCGCCGATACCGAGGCGGCGGTGCCGTTCGAGACCCAGCGCCTGCGCTTTCGCAATCACCTGATCGCGGCCACCGAGGCGGAACTGCCGGTCAGCGTGCATACCCGCGCCGCCGGGGAAGAGACGCTGGCCTTGATCCGCGCGCACGCAAGCCCAGACGTAGGGGGCGTGCTGCACTGCTTCACCGATGATATCGGCATCGCCCGAGAGGCGATCCGGCTCGGTTTCTACGTCTCGCTTTCAGGCATCGTTACCTTCCATCGTGCGGAGAACGTCCGCGAGCTGGCGCGCCGCCTCCCGCTCGATCGGCTGCTGATCGAGACCGACAGCCCCTGGCTTGCGCCGGTGCCTCATCGCGGTAGCCCCAACGAGCCGCGTCACGTGGTCGAAGTGGCGAAGACCATTGCCGAGGTGCGCGGTATCAGTCTCGACGAGGTGAGGATGCAGACCAGCGCCAACTTCTATCAACTGTTCTCGCGTGTGCGCTGA
- a CDS encoding ATP-dependent helicase encodes MSLSATRRALLERLSEEQRAVVAHRQGHARVAAVAGAGKTSTLAARVMALLDDGADPERMLVLMFNRAARDEFATRLQSLAAPGQRLPRVRTFHSIGHRLCGSLTRWGVLPARRLIEAEWQRERLARQAMVRTLEEYPELGEEALEPERLEAFGHFCERVKGELVAPEQMVESDDFGAETRHFPTAYRMHESLLEAQGLMTYADLLHHPLRALARDPSLRLRIQGFLDHVIVDEYQDINEAQLRLLALLAAPHGEVMAVGDANQCIYEWRGARVDAMLERFDRCFGKPTDYPLSYTFRHGHALALLANHAIAANRRRPDQLTLAAPGTPQTTIEARSGARALIETLEAWRDLGRPLDQAAVLVRSWTLSVPVQLRLLRAGIPFQLGREDRFVFRLPLVRALAGYLELALQPRLLADPAHLMLLFSQPATFVARERLERICHRLAESQRWLAREDALLEGLKPIQRRNLKKRWSLLCELPRLAQWSPARLLAKVIETLDAEKLLRRAAARREKGEEDVRLLDVLLEQAGELADDTAAFVALLKNPVEARTDGVVISTIHGAKGLEWPLVAVWGLNEEDCPLYGREMPLSPSGLEEERRLFYVAVTRAQERLALFNDGGERRPSRFLAESGWEACAAVAEAMAAGADTPVAVADPALVERYLCAFGHTLPLRQGDRPSLPAGWRPGDWIEHATFGRGEIELVEGEGERCILEVRFSTAGKRRLLAARAPIEPG; translated from the coding sequence GTGAGCCTCAGCGCCACGCGCAGGGCGCTGCTCGAGCGGCTGAGCGAAGAGCAGCGCGCGGTGGTCGCCCACCGCCAGGGACATGCGCGTGTCGCTGCGGTGGCGGGGGCCGGCAAGACCTCGACCCTGGCCGCCAGGGTCATGGCGCTGCTCGACGATGGTGCCGACCCCGAGCGGATGCTGGTATTGATGTTCAACCGTGCGGCCCGCGACGAGTTCGCCACCCGTCTCCAGAGCCTCGCCGCACCGGGACAGCGGCTGCCCCGGGTGCGCACTTTCCACTCGATCGGGCATCGCCTTTGCGGCTCGCTGACCCGCTGGGGGGTGCTGCCGGCACGGCGGTTGATCGAAGCGGAGTGGCAGCGCGAGCGGCTCGCCCGCCAAGCGATGGTACGTACCCTCGAGGAGTATCCCGAGCTCGGCGAGGAGGCGCTCGAACCCGAGCGGCTCGAGGCGTTCGGTCATTTCTGCGAGCGGGTCAAGGGCGAGCTGGTAGCGCCGGAGCAGATGGTCGAGAGCGACGACTTCGGGGCCGAGACGCGCCATTTCCCCACCGCCTATCGAATGCATGAGTCACTGCTCGAGGCGCAGGGGCTGATGACCTACGCCGATCTGCTGCATCACCCGCTGCGGGCGCTAGCGCGCGATCCATCGCTGCGCTTGCGGATCCAGGGCTTCCTCGACCATGTGATCGTCGATGAATACCAGGACATCAACGAGGCGCAGCTGCGCCTGCTGGCGCTGCTCGCCGCCCCCCATGGCGAGGTGATGGCGGTGGGCGATGCCAACCAGTGCATCTACGAATGGCGCGGTGCCAGGGTCGATGCGATGCTCGAGCGCTTCGACCGCTGCTTCGGCAAACCGACCGACTATCCGCTCTCCTACACCTTTCGCCACGGCCACGCGCTGGCGCTGCTCGCCAACCATGCGATCGCCGCCAATCGCCGCCGGCCCGACCAACTCACGCTTGCCGCACCGGGCACGCCGCAGACGACGATCGAGGCCCGAAGCGGGGCGAGGGCGCTGATCGAGACGCTCGAAGCGTGGCGCGACCTGGGTCGTCCGCTCGACCAGGCGGCGGTGCTGGTGCGCAGCTGGACGCTGAGCGTGCCGGTGCAGCTGCGGCTGCTGCGTGCGGGCATTCCCTTCCAGCTCGGCCGTGAGGATCGCTTCGTCTTCCGCCTGCCGCTGGTCCGTGCGCTCGCCGGCTACCTCGAGCTTGCGCTGCAGCCGCGGCTTCTCGCCGATCCTGCGCATCTGATGTTGCTGTTCTCCCAGCCGGCCACCTTCGTCGCTCGAGAGCGCCTCGAGCGGATCTGCCATCGACTGGCCGAGTCGCAGCGATGGCTGGCCCGCGAGGATGCGCTGCTGGAGGGGCTCAAACCGATCCAGCGGCGCAACCTGAAAAAGCGCTGGTCGCTTTTGTGCGAACTGCCGCGGCTGGCCCAGTGGTCGCCAGCCCGGCTGCTCGCCAAGGTGATCGAAACCCTCGACGCGGAGAAGCTGCTGCGTCGCGCCGCCGCGCGCAGGGAGAAAGGCGAGGAGGACGTGCGCCTGCTCGACGTGCTGCTCGAACAGGCCGGAGAGCTCGCCGACGATACCGCCGCCTTCGTCGCGCTGTTGAAGAATCCGGTGGAGGCGCGTACCGACGGCGTGGTGATCTCGACCATCCACGGTGCCAAGGGGCTCGAGTGGCCGCTGGTCGCGGTGTGGGGGCTCAATGAGGAGGATTGCCCGCTCTATGGGCGTGAAATGCCGTTGAGTCCATCGGGGCTGGAAGAGGAGCGCCGGCTGTTCTACGTCGCGGTCACCAGGGCCCAGGAGCGCTTGGCGCTGTTCAACGACGGCGGTGAGCGTCGCCCGAGCCGGTTCCTCGCCGAGAGCGGCTGGGAGGCCTGCGCTGCGGTCGCCGAGGCGATGGCGGCGGGGGCGGACACTCCGGTCGCGGTGGCTGACCCTGCGCTGGTGGAACGCTATCTCTGTGCTTTCGGTCATACGCTGCCGCTGCGCCAGGGCGATCGCCCGTCGCTGCCGGCAGGCTGGCGACCCGGTGATTGGATCGAGCACGCCACCTTCGGACGCGGCGAGATAGAGCTGGTCGAAGGGGAGGGTGAGCGCTGCATTCTGGAGGTACGCTTCTCGACCGCCGGCAAGCGGCGCCTGCTCGCCGCCCGCGCGCCGATCGAGCCTGGCTGA
- a CDS encoding sulfurtransferase, with the protein MHSPLVDVATLEAWLNESPPPLLFDCRARLNDTGSGRAAWLEARLPGADHLDLDRDLSAPMREDGAGGRHPLPSAERFAETLRAHVVEPGRRVVVYDDTGGQIAAARAWWMLRWAGHRNVHLLDGGWQAWCQAGLPVDHGEPDAAAAASQWQPSFDDSMIASADEVASGEAVLLDARALERFRGEVEPLDPIAGHIPRARSLPSSATLDAAGRWRDAAALRALLPEGEDVIGYCGSGVSACQLILAHAIAGLPLPRLYPGSWSEWSRTPGRPVATGD; encoded by the coding sequence ATGCATTCACCGCTGGTCGATGTCGCCACCCTCGAGGCCTGGCTCAACGAGTCCCCGCCGCCGCTGCTGTTCGACTGCCGGGCGAGGCTCAACGACACCGGCTCCGGGCGCGCCGCTTGGCTCGAGGCCCGCCTGCCCGGTGCTGATCACCTCGATCTCGACCGTGACCTATCGGCACCGATGCGCGAGGACGGCGCCGGTGGGCGTCATCCGCTGCCGAGCGCTGAACGCTTCGCCGAGACGCTTCGCGCTCACGTCGTGGAGCCGGGCCGAAGAGTCGTCGTCTACGACGACACTGGAGGCCAGATCGCTGCCGCTCGGGCATGGTGGATGCTGCGCTGGGCCGGGCATCGTAACGTTCATCTGCTCGATGGCGGTTGGCAGGCCTGGTGCCAGGCGGGCCTGCCCGTCGATCATGGCGAGCCCGATGCGGCGGCGGCGGCCAGCCAGTGGCAGCCGTCCTTCGATGACTCGATGATCGCCAGCGCCGATGAGGTCGCCAGCGGTGAAGCGGTGCTGCTGGATGCCCGGGCGCTCGAGCGCTTTCGCGGCGAGGTCGAACCGCTCGACCCGATCGCTGGGCACATTCCCCGCGCACGCAGCCTGCCGAGCAGCGCGACGCTGGACGCGGCGGGGCGCTGGCGAGACGCCGCTGCGCTGCGCGCACTGCTGCCCGAAGGCGAAGATGTGATCGGCTACTGCGGCTCGGGGGTGAGCGCCTGCCAGCTGATTCTTGCCCACGCGATCGCCGGGTTGCCGTTGCCCAGGCTATATCCAGGCTCTTGGAGCGAGTGGAGCCGCACTCCCGGCCGCCCGGTGGCGACCGGGGACTGA